Sequence from the bacterium genome:
CGGGTGAGATCCACTTCGACGAGCTTGTGCACGGTGGGATTGTCCGGATCCGGTCCGGGCACCACCACGATGCAATCAGGCGGGCAAAAATCAATGCACACCATGCAGCCGGTGCAGCCGGCTTGATTGATCACCGCGAGCTGCTTCGGCCGCCGCGTCTTGCGCAACTGAATCGGCTTGTCGTACTTGGGATCTTTCAGCGCCATGAATGCTCCTGCCGTGAGGGTGAGCGTCTCAGCCCGTTGACCGGGCGCCGGCAAAACAAGTGAACCGCAATCTAAAATTCCCCCACAGAAATGCAATTCGTTTTTTGCGCAACGGCGCGACCGGCTCAGGCCATGGCGCGGCGCCTGGCTTCGGTGAGAATCTCCGTCGTGGCGGTGGCACCCACTCGCGTGACACCCAAGCCGCGCACGCGCAGCAAATCCTCCAGCGTCCTGATACCGCCCGCAGCTTTGATTCCCACGGTGGACGGGCAATGCGCCCGCATCAGGCGCAGATGCCGATCAGTCGCGCCGTGATATGCGTACATGCCGTTCGCCTGCTTGACGAAACCGTAGCCGGTCGACGTCTTCACGAAATCGACCCGGTGCGCAGAACAAATCTCGCAAAGCTTGATGATGTGCCGGTCCTGGAGATAATCATTCTCAAAAATGATTTTCAGAATGCCGCGCTGTCCGGCCGTCAGCTCGCGGGCCGCGGCAATTTCCGTTGCGAGATAATCCCAGTCATCGCCCAGCACTTTGCCGATATTGACCACCAGATCAATCTCCGTCGCCCCGCACGCCATCACTTCCTCGATTTCCGCCAGCTTGATGCGCACCGGACTGTTGCCGTGCGGAAAGGCCACCACGGTGCAAACCGCCACGGTGGAATCGCGCAAAATGCCGGCAGCCTGCCCAACGAAACAAGGCTTCACGCACGCGGCCGCAACGCCATATGCTTTGGCCAGCTCGCAACCCGCCGCCATTTTGGCATCGGTCAAAGTGGGATGAAGCAGCGAATGATCGATCATCTTCGCCAACGCTGCCGGGGAGAGGTTGTTCATGGCAAACACTGTGCAAGTAAGTCGTCCATCGAAGTTCCAGCCTATTGATGAAAAGTTTGCTGCAGCGGCCCGGCCGTTGCGGCAAACGCCTCAACGATTCCGCGCTGCTTGAAGTTTGGGCGAATTCCAATTCCCCGCCGTGCCGGTAACGTGACTGATGATTTCAATCCCAAACCGGTTTCACAAAATGAGAGAGCACGGACAACAGCCGGGTAGGCGTTTCCGTGCTCTCATTGCTGCAAACCGGCTGTGCAGGAAGGTCAGCGCGATTTCACCGCGGCGCGGCCGGGAAACCGTGCGCTCTCGCCCAGCATCTCTTCGATGCGGAGCAATTGGTTGTATTTGCAGATGCGATCGGTGCGCGAGGCGCTGCCGGTCTTGATCTGGCCGGCGTTGGTGGCCACCGCAATGTCGGCGATGGTCGCGTCTTCGGTTTCGCCGGAGCGATGCGAAATCACCGCGGTGTAGCCGGCACGGTGCGCCATGTCGATGGCGGCGAGCGTCTCGGTGAGCGTGCCGATTTGATTCACTTTCACCAGAATGGAGTTGCCCACGCCCTGCGCAATGCCGGATTGCAGGCGT
This genomic interval carries:
- a CDS encoding 4Fe-4S dicluster domain-containing protein; its protein translation is MALKDPKYDKPIQLRKTRRPKQLAVINQAGCTGCMVCIDFCPPDCIVVVPGPDPDNPTVHKLVEVDLTRCIGCTLCAKYCPWETIAMLDFNEAYPKAEEWTIRSVLGEIIEPVPPAAGAPARRAAHAEAE
- the deoC gene encoding deoxyribose-phosphate aldolase, encoding MNNLSPAALAKMIDHSLLHPTLTDAKMAAGCELAKAYGVAAACVKPCFVGQAAGILRDSTVAVCTVVAFPHGNSPVRIKLAEIEEVMACGATEIDLVVNIGKVLGDDWDYLATEIAAARELTAGQRGILKIIFENDYLQDRHIIKLCEICSAHRVDFVKTSTGYGFVKQANGMYAYHGATDRHLRLMRAHCPSTVGIKAAGGIRTLEDLLRVRGLGVTRVGATATTEILTEARRRAMA